A genomic window from Nosocomiicoccus massiliensis includes:
- a CDS encoding RNA polymerase epsilon subunit, which translates to MEIFKVFYQNHKTQRIIREETKSMYVEAENLEQVRKYFGDKEVTLEHIEALTPDHLAYEKEHNEDFEVTKL; encoded by the coding sequence ATGGAAATTTTTAAAGTATTTTATCAAAATCATAAAACGCAACGTATTATTCGTGAAGAAACAAAATCAATGTACGTTGAAGCAGAAAATTTAGAACAAGTAAGAAAGTATTTCGGTGACAAAGAAGTCACTTTAGAGCACATTGAAGCGTTAACTCCCGATCATTTAGCATACGAAAAAGAACATAACGAAGACTTTGAGGTTACGAAACTATAA
- the def gene encoding peptide deformylase, with protein sequence MLTMDDIVRDGHPILRTKVKEVTEIDEETKRQLREMREYLVMSQDEKTAQKYNLRAGVGLAAPQVNIDKRMIAIYITDEMNEPVYDYMLINPKLVSHSVQETYLPGGEGCLSVDEDIDGIVHRYKRFRVSALDIDGNKIEIKAKGLLAIVLQHEMDHLNGVMFYDHIDQENPNEPRDGAVPFED encoded by the coding sequence ATGCTTACAATGGATGATATTGTTAGAGATGGACATCCAATATTAAGAACAAAAGTAAAAGAAGTCACTGAAATTGACGAGGAGACAAAACGTCAATTACGTGAAATGCGCGAGTATTTAGTGATGTCACAAGATGAAAAAACCGCTCAAAAATATAATTTAAGAGCAGGCGTTGGACTTGCAGCACCGCAAGTCAATATCGATAAACGTATGATCGCGATTTACATTACAGACGAAATGAACGAACCAGTGTATGATTATATGCTCATTAACCCGAAATTAGTGAGTCACTCTGTACAAGAGACATATCTTCCAGGTGGAGAAGGATGTTTAAGTGTCGATGAAGATATCGACGGAATCGTCCACCGCTATAAACGTTTTAGAGTATCTGCATTAGATATTGACGGCAATAAAATTGAAATTAAAGCAAAAGGATTACTTGCAATCGTCCTTCAACACGAGATGGACCACTTAAACGGTGTGATGTTCTATGATCATATCGATCAAGAAAATCCAAACGAGCCGCGTGACGGTGCAGTACCATTTGAAGATTAA
- the pdhA gene encoding pyruvate dehydrogenase (acetyl-transferring) E1 component subunit alpha: MAPKKKGFDPVAQLQDIEASFELFQILDEEGKVVNKNEMPELSDDELVEIMTRMVWTRVLDERSTSLNRQGRLGFYAPTAGQEASQIASHFAIEKGDYVLPGYRDVPQLIWHGLPLYKAFLFSRGHYEGNQFPEGVNALSPQIIIGAQYVQTAGVALGLKKREKENVVITYTGDGGTSQGDFYEGINFAGAYKAPAIFVVQNNQYAISTPRSLQTAAKTLAQKGVAAGIPSVQVDGMDALAVYKVTKDARDRAIKGEGPTLIETVCYRYGAHTLSGDDPTRYRKQDEDDAWAKKDPIVRFRKFLEEKELWNEEKEKEVIERAREEVKEAIKEADKRAPQTITGLMDLMYEENPSNVVEQYEYYKGKES, from the coding sequence ATGGCACCGAAGAAAAAAGGATTCGATCCGGTTGCTCAATTACAAGATATTGAGGCGTCATTTGAACTTTTTCAAATTTTAGATGAGGAAGGTAAAGTCGTAAATAAAAACGAAATGCCTGAACTCTCTGATGATGAATTAGTGGAGATTATGACGCGAATGGTGTGGACGAGAGTATTAGACGAGCGTTCTACGTCTTTAAACCGTCAAGGTAGACTTGGGTTCTACGCACCAACGGCTGGACAAGAAGCATCACAAATTGCAAGTCATTTTGCAATTGAAAAAGGGGACTATGTTTTACCAGGGTACCGTGATGTCCCACAATTAATTTGGCATGGTTTACCGTTATACAAAGCATTCTTATTCTCAAGAGGGCATTATGAAGGTAACCAGTTCCCAGAAGGTGTAAATGCTTTAAGCCCGCAGATTATTATCGGGGCACAGTACGTGCAAACGGCTGGTGTCGCTTTAGGTCTTAAAAAGAGAGAAAAAGAAAACGTCGTAATTACGTATACTGGTGACGGTGGTACGTCTCAAGGTGACTTCTATGAAGGTATTAACTTTGCAGGCGCTTATAAAGCACCAGCGATTTTCGTCGTTCAAAATAACCAATATGCAATCTCAACACCGAGATCTTTACAAACAGCTGCTAAAACGTTAGCGCAAAAAGGTGTTGCAGCAGGTATTCCATCTGTTCAAGTGGACGGAATGGACGCACTTGCAGTTTATAAAGTAACAAAAGATGCACGTGACCGTGCAATTAAAGGTGAAGGACCAACTCTTATCGAAACAGTATGTTACCGTTACGGTGCACACACACTGTCAGGAGATGACCCAACACGTTATAGAAAACAAGATGAAGACGATGCATGGGCGAAAAAAGACCCAATCGTTCGTTTCAGAAAGTTCTTAGAAGAAAAAGAATTATGGAACGAAGAGAAAGAAAAAGAAGTGATTGAGCGTGCGCGTGAAGAAGTTAAAGAAGCGATTAAAGAAGCAGATAAAAGAGCGCCACAAACAATCACAGGTTTAATGGATTTAATGTATGAAGAAAATCCATCAAACGTTGTAGAGCAATATGAATACTACAAAGGGAAGGAGTCATAA
- a CDS encoding alpha-ketoacid dehydrogenase subunit beta: MAELTMIQAITEAMRTELKNDENVLVFGEDVGVNGGVFLATQGLQEEFGVDRVFDTPLAESAIASLGLGLTLEGYRPVVEIQFFGFLFEAMDGIAGQIARHRYRSGGSKKTPIVVRAPFGGGVNTPELHADSLEGLMAQTPGLRVVIPSTPSDAKGLLISAIRSDDPVIFLEHMKLYRSFREEVPEEAYEVEIGKAAVRREGDDVTLIAYGAMVHEALHAAEELEKENISAEVIDLRTVSPVDYETLVKSVEKTNRAVVIQEAQHQAGVGGQVTAELQERTILSLEAPILRVSAPDTVYPFTAAEKVWLPGKDEIIEKAKEVINF, from the coding sequence ATGGCTGAATTAACGATGATTCAAGCGATTACTGAAGCGATGCGTACAGAACTTAAAAATGACGAAAACGTACTCGTGTTTGGAGAGGACGTTGGAGTTAATGGTGGTGTATTCTTAGCGACTCAAGGATTACAAGAAGAGTTTGGAGTCGACCGTGTATTTGACACACCACTTGCAGAGAGTGCAATCGCATCACTCGGTTTAGGTTTAACATTAGAAGGATATCGTCCGGTTGTTGAAATCCAGTTCTTCGGATTCTTATTTGAAGCGATGGATGGAATTGCTGGACAAATTGCACGTCATAGATACCGTTCAGGCGGTTCTAAAAAGACTCCTATCGTAGTTCGTGCACCATTTGGTGGTGGAGTAAACACACCAGAATTACACGCAGACTCACTTGAAGGTCTCATGGCACAAACGCCTGGTTTACGTGTAGTAATTCCATCAACACCAAGCGATGCAAAAGGACTACTCATCTCAGCAATTCGCTCAGATGACCCTGTAATTTTCTTAGAGCATATGAAGTTATACCGTTCATTCCGTGAAGAAGTACCTGAAGAGGCTTACGAAGTGGAAATTGGTAAAGCAGCGGTTCGTCGTGAAGGTGACGATGTGACATTAATCGCTTATGGTGCGATGGTTCACGAAGCACTTCATGCTGCTGAAGAGTTAGAAAAAGAAAATATTTCTGCAGAAGTGATCGACTTAAGAACAGTATCTCCAGTCGACTACGAAACACTTGTTAAATCTGTAGAGAAAACAAATCGTGCAGTCGTGATTCAAGAAGCTCAGCACCAAGCAGGTGTTGGTGGACAAGTCACAGCTGAGTTACAAGAACGTACAATTCTTTCGTTAGAAGCACCTATTTTACGTGTAAGCGCGCCAGACACAGTGTATCCATTCACTGCAGCTGAAAAAGTATGGCTGCCTGGAAAAGATGAAATTATCGAAAAAGCGAAAGAAGTTATCAATTTCTAA